The window TCCCCGCTAGGGTTTTCCTCGTCAGCCTTTCGACGACGACCGGCGAGTCCGCCCCGAATGTCCGGGGCGGAAGCCGCAACGACGTCGATGATTTTGTCGAGCGTTTCCATTATTCGAGCGCTTCGTCGGCGGTCGCGTCCTCGAAGATTACCTTTTCGAGTGCGTCGAGGATGCGCTCCGGGTCCTCGCGTTGCCAGACGTTACGTCCGACTGCGAGTCCTGCTCCGCCCGCGTCCATTACGGCTTCGACGCTGGAGAGGAACTCGTAGTCGCTGGTCTTCGAACCGCCGCTCATGACGACCGGCATGTCCGCGGCGGACTTCACGGCCCACTCCATGGATTCGCGGGAACCGGGGTACTTGACCTTCGCCATGTCCGCACCGATTTCGAGCGCGATCCGTGTCGCATAGGCGATGGTGCTCTCTTTGGTGTCGTTTTTGAGCCCCTGTCCGCGCGGATACGACCACATGACGACGGGCATATCATACTCGCGGTGTGCTCGCTCCTGCACGTCGCGGAAGTCCTCGTACATCTTCGTCTCGTGGTTCGAACCGGAGTAGACGGTGTACCCGACGGCGTCCGCACCGAGTTCGGCGGCGTAATCGACGGTCCAATTCTTCGGCGAG of the Haladaptatus caseinilyticus genome contains:
- a CDS encoding class I fructose-bisphosphate aldolase, with the translated sequence MIPLTDSQVTRDGKALILAMDHGLEHGPSADFSSVPDTLDPEKIFETATHDAVTCLAVQKGVAETYYPSYDDDVNLLAKLNGTSNLWMGEPYSPKNWTVDYAAELGADAVGYTVYSGSNHETKMYEDFRDVQERAHREYDMPVVMWSYPRGQGLKNDTKESTIAYATRIALEIGADMAKVKYPGSRESMEWAVKSAADMPVVMSGGSKTSDYEFLSSVEAVMDAGGAGLAVGRNVWQREDPERILDALEKVIFEDATADEALE